A genomic region of Xanthomonas fragariae contains the following coding sequences:
- a CDS encoding HPr family phosphocarrier protein, translating into MLERELIVSNRLGLHARATAKLVQTLSSYRSNATLAAKGREVNAKSIMGVMLLAAGQGTSVVVRLDGEDEADALQALVDLFERRFDEDS; encoded by the coding sequence ATGCTTGAACGCGAACTCATAGTTTCCAACAGACTGGGACTGCATGCACGGGCAACCGCCAAGCTGGTGCAGACGCTGTCGTCCTATCGCAGCAACGCCACTTTGGCGGCCAAGGGCCGCGAGGTGAATGCCAAGAGCATTATGGGCGTGATGCTGCTGGCCGCAGGTCAAGGCACCAGTGTAGTGGTGCGGCTGGATGGCGAAGACGAAGCCGACGCCTTGCAGGCGTTGGTGGATCTGTTCGAGCGTCGTTTCGACGAGGACAGCTGA
- the mgtE gene encoding magnesium transporter gives MAEAVRHDKTARQLRLLSDALDSGRLGPVRRLVNTLAPAEIGNLLESLPPGKREVVWGLVDPEDDGEVLLHVGDEVRESLLADMDTDEIVAAVEDLDIDDLANLVEDLPDTVIDEVLKSMDRENRERLEQVLSYPEDTAGRLMNPDVVTVRTDVNVDVVLRYLRLRGELPDHTDHLYVVSRRHQYLGRVSLAALVTHEDNTPVNRLIDDEQPAIDVGDGSDEVARRFSDHDWISAPVVDDNNILLGRITIDDVVDIIREQAEHQAMSAAGLDEDEDMFSPARRAFRRRLIWLSINLCTAFLASSVVSRFEGTIEKLVALAALMPIVAGMGGNAGTQVLALMVRGLALGQIGSSNVMTLLKKELTVALINGVVLGVGLGLIVLAWFRQPMLSLVIGTALTLNMLTAAFGGVLVPVTLKRLGFDPALAGGVILTTLTDVMGFLSFLGLATLILLP, from the coding sequence ATGGCCGAAGCCGTCCGCCACGACAAGACCGCGCGCCAGCTACGATTGCTGTCCGACGCGCTGGATAGCGGACGCTTAGGGCCGGTACGACGGCTGGTCAATACGCTGGCACCGGCGGAGATCGGCAACTTGCTCGAATCGCTGCCACCCGGCAAACGCGAAGTAGTATGGGGGCTTGTCGACCCGGAAGACGACGGTGAAGTGCTGCTGCACGTCGGCGATGAAGTGCGCGAAAGCCTGCTGGCCGACATGGACACCGACGAGATCGTGGCTGCGGTCGAAGACCTGGACATCGATGATCTGGCCAATCTGGTCGAAGACCTGCCCGACACCGTCATCGACGAGGTGCTCAAGTCGATGGACCGCGAGAACCGCGAGCGGCTCGAGCAGGTGCTGTCGTACCCGGAGGACACCGCCGGCCGCTTGATGAACCCGGACGTGGTCACTGTGCGCACCGACGTCAATGTCGATGTGGTGCTGCGGTATTTGCGGCTGCGCGGCGAGTTGCCCGATCACACCGACCACCTGTACGTGGTGAGCCGACGTCATCAATACCTGGGCCGCGTGTCGCTGGCCGCGTTGGTCACGCATGAGGACAACACGCCGGTCAATCGATTGATCGACGACGAACAACCGGCGATCGATGTCGGCGATGGCTCCGACGAAGTCGCACGGCGCTTCTCGGATCATGACTGGATCTCCGCGCCGGTGGTGGACGACAACAATATTCTGCTCGGCCGCATCACCATCGATGACGTGGTCGACATCATCCGCGAGCAGGCCGAGCATCAGGCCATGAGCGCGGCTGGTCTGGACGAAGACGAGGACATGTTCAGCCCGGCGCGGCGCGCGTTCCGGCGCCGCCTGATCTGGCTGAGCATCAACCTGTGCACTGCGTTCCTGGCCTCCAGCGTGGTCAGCCGATTCGAAGGCACGATCGAGAAATTGGTGGCGCTTGCGGCGCTGATGCCGATTGTCGCCGGCATGGGCGGCAACGCCGGCACCCAGGTGTTGGCGTTGATGGTGCGCGGTCTGGCGCTAGGCCAGATCGGCTCGTCCAACGTGATGACACTGCTCAAGAAAGAGCTGACCGTGGCGCTGATCAACGGCGTCGTGCTGGGCGTGGGGCTGGGCCTGATCGTGCTGGCTTGGTTCCGACAGCCGATGCTGTCGCTGGTGATCGGCACCGCGCTAACCTTGAACATGCTCACTGCCGCGTTTGGCGGGGTGCTGGTGCCGGTGACCTTGAAAAGGCTGGGCTTCGATCCGGCATTGGCCGGTGGCGTGATTTTGACCACGCTGACCGACGTAATGGGCTTCCTGAGCTTCCTTGGCCTGGCCACGCTAATTCTGCTGCCCTAG
- a CDS encoding type IV secretory system conjugative DNA transfer family protein: MSSKGKVGVAAILLILALVAGMYLSGFITLALLKLQVPLKATTYLEYWKALDLPQVKPYVLRIKISGILGFGLPLLGWALLLIPMLKSKQESLHGEASFATVADLKKAGMLDKKPESILVGKLKGRYIYINGALHVIVVAPTRSGKTTSIAIPVLLTYQQSMVVLDLKGELFKATSGYRASQSQQIYVWAPYATDGRTHRFNPLTLVPDDPRERIASIQTMAAILYPDEPGKDSFWVTQPRAAFVAFACFMFERWDRRRNLGFDGVDDPNQSPLFPSLERILRFSSGGDGGESTADLLKNILTSKNYSYISPQTRSTFNALAGLAEQTFSSVIATMQAPLQQFLSPILAAATNATDIDVTAIRKRLTTVYVIIPTQKLDESSKLLNIFFSSVIGNNLDKQLHEDPELKYQMLMLMDEFTAMGRVDVWAKRISISASYGVRDLCIIQSQSQLRATYGADDAQNFITNHAASIVFPPREQEDANAYSDMLGYRAIRKQNRSTSRGGGTSNVSYSYTEERRALMLPQEIKELPGDNELLFFEGSKPILCEKNWFFKDKVLKNRIMDPVTVPALARDQAAK; encoded by the coding sequence ATGAGTAGTAAGGGAAAAGTGGGCGTTGCAGCGATCTTGTTGATCCTTGCATTGGTTGCCGGGATGTACCTGTCCGGTTTCATCACATTGGCGCTGCTGAAGTTGCAGGTGCCGCTGAAAGCCACGACGTATCTGGAATATTGGAAGGCGCTCGACCTGCCGCAGGTAAAGCCTTATGTCCTGCGCATCAAGATAAGCGGCATCCTCGGCTTCGGCTTGCCCCTGCTGGGTTGGGCGCTGCTGCTTATCCCGATGCTCAAGAGCAAACAGGAATCCCTGCACGGAGAAGCCAGTTTTGCCACCGTCGCCGATCTGAAAAAAGCCGGAATGCTGGACAAAAAGCCGGAAAGCATCCTGGTCGGCAAACTCAAGGGCCGCTATATCTACATCAACGGTGCGCTGCACGTCATCGTGGTGGCACCAACGCGTTCGGGCAAAACCACCTCCATTGCCATCCCCGTGCTGCTGACTTATCAGCAGTCCATGGTGGTGCTCGACCTGAAAGGCGAATTGTTCAAGGCCACCAGCGGGTATCGCGCCTCGCAAAGTCAACAGATCTACGTCTGGGCGCCGTATGCCACCGATGGCAGGACCCACCGCTTCAATCCACTTACGCTGGTGCCGGACGATCCGCGCGAGCGTATCGCCTCCATCCAGACCATGGCGGCGATTCTGTATCCGGACGAACCAGGGAAAGACAGCTTCTGGGTCACCCAGCCACGCGCTGCGTTTGTGGCGTTCGCTTGTTTCATGTTCGAGCGATGGGACCGCAGGCGCAACCTGGGCTTCGATGGCGTGGACGATCCCAACCAGAGCCCGCTCTTTCCCAGTCTGGAGCGCATCCTGCGCTTCTCCAGCGGCGGTGACGGTGGCGAGAGCACCGCGGATCTGTTGAAAAATATTCTCACCAGTAAAAACTACAGTTACATCAGCCCGCAGACGCGCTCGACCTTCAACGCACTGGCCGGCTTGGCCGAGCAGACCTTCTCCTCGGTCATAGCCACCATGCAGGCGCCGCTGCAGCAGTTTCTGAGCCCGATCCTGGCGGCGGCCACCAATGCCACCGATATCGACGTCACTGCGATCCGCAAACGCCTCACCACTGTGTACGTCATTATCCCGACTCAGAAACTGGACGAAAGCAGCAAGCTGCTGAATATCTTCTTCAGTTCGGTGATCGGCAATAATCTCGACAAACAGCTCCACGAAGACCCCGAGCTCAAGTATCAGATGCTGATGCTGATGGACGAATTCACCGCCATGGGTCGGGTCGATGTATGGGCCAAGCGCATCTCGATCTCCGCCAGCTACGGCGTGCGCGATTTGTGCATTATCCAGAGCCAATCGCAATTGCGTGCCACCTATGGCGCCGACGACGCTCAGAACTTCATCACCAACCACGCCGCCAGCATCGTGTTCCCACCCCGCGAGCAGGAAGACGCCAACGCCTACAGCGATATGCTGGGCTACCGAGCGATCCGCAAGCAGAATCGCTCCACCAGCCGGGGCGGCGGCACAAGCAACGTGTCCTACAGCTACACCGAAGAACGCCGCGCATTGATGCTGCCGCAGGAAATCAAGGAGCTGCCCGGCGACAACGAGCTGCTGTTCTTCGAAGGCAGCAAGCCGATCCTTTGCGAGAAGAACTGGTTCTTCAAGGACAAGGTGCTGAAGAACCGCATCATGGACCCAGTGACGGTGCCTGCACTGGCACGGGATCAGGCGGCGAAGTAG
- the ptsP gene encoding phosphoenolpyruvate--protein phosphotransferase, whose product MSLRLRGHGASRGNALGRARVRQSHTLEVAEQRVPANQVETQLQRLHVAIEAARTEMQQLRDRLHGALAREVGEFLELHALLLDDPELLQGLDELIRTHRYSADYALRVQRDRLAAVFDGMEDAYLRSRMDDLDHVIGRIHAFLHKRAPDLKGVAGEILVCDNVAPSELAQLQAQGVVGIVTTAGSALSHSAILARSLHLPLVVGVSDAVQRIDDGDVLIVDAGSGQVIVDPTPKHLRDYRERLRALAKEQRELGRLRSKPTRTRDNVDITLLANAESLEDVAKAHALGASGLGLYRTEFLFLQRNELPDEDEQFHTYRDTVLGMSGRPVTVRTLDLGADKADRTGLTLSDEDNPALGLRGVRLSLARPAVAKTQLRAILRASGYGPVRILVPMISCREEIQLLRRQIKKLAAQLREQGHEIAEHIPLGAMIEVPAAALALDCFIDDIDFLSIGTNDLVQYLLAVDRNNEALGELYSPLHPAVLRLIAQVIATGRAYGKPVAVCGEIAGDPRFVPMLLALGLTEFSLHPATLLEVRRAVRDIHLGELRVQGEKLLRARDRKGIETWLAGNAQALLR is encoded by the coding sequence ATGAGTCTGCGCTTGCGCGGACACGGTGCGTCGCGCGGTAACGCACTCGGGCGTGCGCGCGTGCGTCAAAGTCACACGCTGGAAGTTGCCGAACAACGTGTGCCGGCCAACCAAGTGGAAACGCAGCTGCAGCGTCTGCACGTGGCCATCGAAGCGGCGCGTACCGAAATGCAGCAATTGCGCGATCGCCTGCATGGCGCACTCGCGCGCGAAGTCGGCGAATTTCTCGAACTGCACGCGCTGTTGCTCGACGACCCCGAACTGCTGCAAGGTTTGGATGAGTTGATCCGCACCCACCGTTACAGCGCCGATTATGCCTTACGCGTGCAGCGCGACCGCCTGGCAGCGGTGTTCGATGGTATGGAAGATGCCTACCTTAGAAGCCGCATGGACGATTTGGATCACGTCATCGGCCGCATCCATGCGTTTTTGCACAAGCGCGCGCCCGACCTCAAGGGCGTGGCCGGCGAGATCCTGGTGTGCGACAACGTGGCACCGTCCGAGCTGGCGCAGCTGCAGGCGCAGGGCGTGGTCGGAATCGTCACGACTGCCGGCAGCGCACTGTCGCACAGCGCGATTTTGGCGCGCAGCCTGCACCTGCCGTTGGTGGTCGGGGTCAGCGATGCGGTGCAGCGGATCGACGATGGCGATGTGCTGATCGTCGATGCCGGCTCAGGCCAGGTGATCGTCGACCCCACCCCCAAGCATCTGCGCGACTACCGCGAGCGCCTGCGCGCGCTGGCCAAGGAACAACGCGAGCTGGGCCGGCTGCGTTCCAAGCCCACGCGCACGCGCGACAACGTCGATATCACGCTCCTGGCCAACGCCGAGTCGCTGGAAGACGTGGCCAAGGCACACGCGCTCGGCGCCAGCGGCTTGGGCCTGTATCGCACCGAATTCCTGTTCCTGCAGCGCAACGAGCTACCGGACGAAGACGAACAGTTCCACACCTATCGCGACACCGTGCTGGGCATGAGCGGCCGCCCGGTCACCGTGCGCACGCTCGATCTGGGCGCCGACAAGGCCGACCGCACCGGGCTGACCTTAAGCGACGAAGACAACCCGGCGCTGGGCTTGCGCGGCGTGCGCCTGTCGCTGGCGCGCCCTGCGGTGGCGAAGACGCAGTTGCGCGCAATCCTGCGTGCATCCGGCTACGGCCCGGTACGCATCCTGGTGCCGATGATCAGCTGCCGCGAGGAAATCCAGCTGCTGCGGCGACAGATCAAGAAGCTGGCCGCGCAATTGCGCGAACAAGGCCACGAGATCGCCGAGCACATTCCGCTCGGCGCGATGATCGAAGTGCCTGCCGCGGCGTTGGCGCTGGATTGCTTCATCGACGATATCGACTTCCTGTCGATCGGCACTAACGATCTGGTGCAATACCTGCTGGCGGTGGATCGCAACAACGAGGCACTGGGCGAGCTGTATTCGCCGTTGCATCCGGCCGTGCTGCGACTGATTGCGCAGGTGATCGCCACCGGCCGTGCGTACGGCAAACCGGTGGCGGTGTGTGGCGAGATCGCGGGCGACCCGCGCTTTGTGCCAATGCTGCTGGCGTTGGGGCTTACCGAGTTCAGTCTGCATCCGGCGACATTGCTGGAAGTTCGCCGTGCAGTGCGCGACATCCACCTGGGCGAGCTGCGCGTGCAAGGCGAAAAACTGCTGCGCGCACGCGATCGCAAGGGCATCGAGACGTGGTTGGCCGGCAACGCACAGGCGCTGCTGCGCTAA
- the hprK gene encoding HPr(Ser) kinase/phosphatase: MNTSITARELFDQQRDKLALRWVAGQQGEHREIEAGSNNARRPSLAGYLNVIYPNKVQILGTEELAWLDSLDARQRWETIEKIIQVQPLALAISKNQSCPEDLRAAADESNTPLWISPKRGHELLNHLSYHLARTLAPRVTLHGVFMEIYSIGVLITGEAGSGKSELALELLSRGHRLVADDAPEFTQIAPDVLDGTCPELLQDLLEVRGLGVLNVRDMFGDTAVKKNKYLRLIVHLTRPMTEPMPSGYERLTGDSGSRHVLDLDVPLITLPVMPGRNLAVLTEAATRLHILRTKGIDPAAMFIARHSNLLERRMP, translated from the coding sequence ATGAATACCAGCATTACTGCACGCGAATTATTCGATCAGCAGCGCGACAAATTGGCACTGCGCTGGGTCGCCGGCCAGCAGGGCGAGCACCGCGAAATCGAGGCCGGCAGCAACAATGCGCGCCGCCCATCGCTGGCCGGCTACCTCAATGTGATCTACCCCAACAAGGTGCAGATTCTGGGCACCGAAGAGCTGGCCTGGCTGGACTCTCTGGATGCGCGGCAGCGCTGGGAGACCATCGAAAAGATCATCCAGGTGCAGCCGCTGGCGCTGGCGATCAGCAAGAATCAGTCGTGCCCTGAAGACCTGCGCGCGGCTGCGGACGAATCCAATACGCCGTTGTGGATCTCGCCCAAGCGCGGCCACGAACTGCTCAACCACCTCTCCTACCACTTGGCGCGCACTCTGGCGCCCCGGGTCACGCTGCATGGCGTGTTCATGGAGATCTATTCGATCGGCGTGCTGATTACCGGCGAAGCCGGCTCCGGTAAGAGCGAGCTGGCGCTGGAACTACTGAGCCGCGGCCACCGCCTGGTGGCTGATGACGCGCCGGAGTTCACCCAGATTGCGCCCGATGTGCTCGATGGCACCTGCCCGGAGTTACTACAGGACTTACTGGAGGTACGCGGCCTGGGCGTGTTGAACGTGCGCGACATGTTCGGCGACACCGCCGTGAAGAAGAACAAATACCTGCGCCTGATCGTGCACCTGACCCGCCCGATGACCGAGCCCATGCCGTCCGGTTACGAGCGTCTGACCGGCGATTCCGGCAGCCGCCATGTACTGGATCTGGATGTGCCGCTGATCACCCTGCCGGTCATGCCCGGCCGCAACCTGGCAGTGCTGACCGAAGCGGCCACGCGGCTGCACATCCTGCGCACCAAGGGCATCGACCCGGCCGCGATGTTCATTGCCCGCCACAGCAACCTGCTCGAGCGACGCATGCCATGA
- a CDS encoding PTS sugar transporter subunit IIA, whose protein sequence is MPLTDLMAAVRTMVSPAADRDTVLHTAADLLSCRPAGADELYASLCEREALGSTAIGHGIAIPHGRCPNLTEPRGALLRLDTPVAFGSDEPVDLVFAMAVPAHYTHQHLMLLSKLAERFSDAEFRQQLRAAPNADALMALLTDAPPPQASAA, encoded by the coding sequence ATGCCTCTAACCGACCTGATGGCGGCCGTGCGCACCATGGTGTCGCCGGCCGCCGATCGCGACACCGTTCTGCATACCGCCGCCGATCTGCTGTCCTGTCGCCCGGCTGGTGCCGACGAACTTTATGCCAGTCTGTGCGAGCGTGAGGCCCTGGGCAGTACCGCCATCGGCCATGGCATCGCCATTCCGCATGGGCGTTGCCCCAACCTCACCGAGCCACGCGGCGCGTTACTACGGCTGGACACGCCGGTGGCGTTTGGCAGCGATGAGCCGGTGGATCTGGTCTTTGCAATGGCGGTGCCTGCGCATTACACCCATCAACATCTGATGCTGCTGTCGAAACTGGCTGAGCGGTTCTCCGATGCCGAATTTCGTCAGCAGTTGCGCGCCGCACCCAACGCAGATGCATTGATGGCGCTACTCACCGACGCACCGCCCCCACAGGCCAGCGCGGCATGA
- the hpf gene encoding ribosome hibernation-promoting factor, HPF/YfiA family produces MRIETYGHQLEVTPALRDYVASKLQRLQRHFDQHCEVRTQLAVRKPDHHVVATVNLPGRTLHADASGSTMYAAIDLLVDKLDRLVLKHKEKKCDHHAREVRDNLA; encoded by the coding sequence ATGCGTATCGAGACGTATGGCCACCAGCTTGAAGTGACCCCCGCCCTGCGGGATTACGTAGCAAGCAAGCTGCAGCGACTGCAGCGCCATTTCGATCAGCACTGTGAAGTTCGAACGCAGCTGGCCGTCCGCAAGCCGGACCACCACGTGGTCGCCACCGTCAACCTTCCCGGTCGCACCCTGCACGCAGATGCCAGCGGCTCCACCATGTATGCAGCCATCGACCTGTTGGTCGACAAGCTCGACCGCCTGGTGCTCAAGCACAAAGAAAAGAAATGTGACCACCACGCCCGCGAGGTGCGCGACAATCTCGCATGA
- a CDS encoding glucokinase family protein, translating into MEAVAFPSPETFVAADVGGTHVRLALVCESADARKPVTVLDYRKYRCADYPSLAEIMVAYFAEVGCAPVKRGVIASAGYALEDGSVITANLPWLLAPEQIRRQLGMQALHLVNDFEAVAYAANYMACNQVMQLSGPPQGAPGPALVLGPGTGLGAALWIPNGANPVVLPTEAGHAALAAASDLEVALLQELRRTRTHVATEHLLSGPGLLNLYTALAALRGEPAIRTSPADVTTAALAGNDVLARDALQAFCGFMGSVVGDLMLLYGVRSGVYLAGGFLPQIATFIAGSDFVARLLDKGALRPALEQVPVSIVEHGQLGVIGAASWFLQHGR; encoded by the coding sequence ATGGAAGCGGTGGCCTTTCCAAGCCCCGAAACCTTCGTTGCCGCTGACGTGGGAGGCACGCATGTGCGCCTGGCGCTGGTGTGCGAAAGCGCCGACGCGCGCAAGCCGGTCACTGTGCTGGACTACCGCAAATACCGCTGCGCCGACTATCCAAGTCTTGCCGAGATCATGGTCGCCTACTTCGCGGAGGTGGGCTGTGCGCCGGTAAAGCGCGGCGTCATTGCCAGCGCCGGTTACGCCTTGGAAGACGGCAGCGTGATCACCGCCAACCTGCCATGGTTGCTGGCGCCCGAGCAGATTCGACGCCAGCTCGGTATGCAAGCGTTGCATCTGGTCAACGATTTCGAAGCGGTTGCCTACGCGGCCAATTACATGGCCTGCAATCAGGTCATGCAGTTGTCCGGCCCGCCGCAAGGCGCACCTGGGCCTGCGCTGGTGCTCGGCCCGGGCACCGGCCTGGGTGCTGCGCTGTGGATTCCCAACGGCGCCAACCCGGTGGTGTTGCCGACCGAAGCCGGTCACGCCGCGCTCGCGGCAGCCAGCGATCTGGAAGTGGCGTTGCTACAGGAACTGCGCCGCACGCGCACGCATGTGGCCACCGAGCACCTGCTCTCCGGCCCCGGCCTGCTGAATTTGTATACCGCACTGGCTGCACTACGCGGCGAGCCCGCAATCCGCACCAGCCCGGCCGACGTCACCACTGCCGCCCTCGCGGGCAATGATGTGTTGGCGCGCGACGCGTTGCAGGCGTTCTGCGGCTTCATGGGCAGCGTAGTCGGCGACTTGATGCTGCTCTACGGCGTGCGCAGTGGCGTCTATCTGGCCGGTGGGTTTCTGCCGCAGATCGCGACATTCATTGCCGGCAGCGATTTCGTCGCGCGCCTGCTCGACAAGGGCGCGTTGCGCCCTGCGCTGGAGCAGGTGCCGGTCAGCATCGTCGAGCACGGGCAGCTTGGTGTGATTGGCGCGGCCAGCTGGTTTCTGCAGCACGGCCGCTGA
- the rapZ gene encoding RNase adapter RapZ gives MSIAPPTLVIVSGLSGSGKSVALKTFEDLDYYCSDNLPVELLPDFVRSRLRGNPLGDQRMAVGIDVRSRSDLTQLAQWRQAAQEYGIEARLLFFEASDEALIKRYADTRRRHPLSHLGLALPEAITRERQLTDPLRSQAHAIIDTSALNVHQLRRRVVTEFALGSNDRLSLLFESFAYKRGVPAEADFVFDARVLPNPHWDPELRPLTGRDAGVRDYLDKQPEVVRYSAQIVDLLDTWLPRLRNDTRSYVTIAFGCTGGKHRSVYLAERMARHAREQGWPEVATFHREQD, from the coding sequence ATGAGTATTGCGCCCCCTACACTGGTGATCGTGAGCGGGCTGTCCGGCTCGGGCAAGTCGGTCGCGTTGAAGACCTTCGAAGATCTGGACTACTACTGCTCGGACAATCTGCCGGTGGAACTACTGCCGGATTTCGTGCGCAGCCGCCTGCGTGGCAACCCGCTCGGCGACCAGCGCATGGCGGTCGGCATCGATGTGCGCAGCCGCAGTGATCTGACCCAGCTGGCGCAATGGCGTCAGGCCGCGCAGGAATACGGCATCGAAGCGCGGCTATTGTTTTTCGAAGCCAGCGACGAGGCGCTGATCAAACGCTACGCCGACACCCGTCGCCGTCATCCGCTGAGCCATCTCGGCCTGGCGTTGCCCGAAGCGATCACCCGCGAGCGTCAGTTGACCGATCCGCTGCGGTCGCAGGCCCACGCCATCATCGACACCAGCGCGCTCAACGTGCATCAGTTGCGTCGCCGTGTGGTCACCGAATTCGCGCTCGGCAGCAACGATCGCTTGTCGCTGCTGTTCGAATCGTTTGCCTACAAACGCGGCGTGCCGGCCGAGGCCGACTTCGTGTTCGATGCGCGCGTGCTGCCCAATCCGCACTGGGACCCGGAGCTGCGCCCGCTTACCGGCCGCGATGCCGGCGTGCGCGACTATCTGGATAAACAACCGGAAGTGGTGCGCTACAGCGCGCAGATCGTGGATCTGCTGGACACTTGGCTGCCGCGGCTGCGCAACGACACCCGTAGCTACGTGACCATCGCCTTCGGCTGCACCGGCGGCAAGCATCGCTCGGTGTATCTGGCCGAACGCATGGCGCGACATGCGCGCGAGCAAGGCTGGCCCGAAGTGGCGACGTTCCATCGCGAACAGGATTGA
- a CDS encoding PTS sugar transporter subunit IIA, protein MACGILLITHPGIGAALLSVTTGLLRHLPLKTEAFDVPFDADLDALLPQASSAMRRVDSGDGVLVMTDLYGASPSNLADRLAKLGTPVRRVSALSLPMLLRVMNYPEQGLQELPATAAAGTRNGAIIDDA, encoded by the coding sequence ATGGCCTGTGGCATTCTCCTCATTACTCATCCCGGCATCGGCGCGGCGTTGTTGAGCGTGACGACGGGGCTGTTGCGGCACTTGCCGCTGAAGACCGAAGCCTTCGATGTGCCGTTCGATGCAGACCTGGACGCATTGCTGCCCCAGGCGTCGTCGGCGATGCGCCGGGTCGACAGCGGTGACGGCGTACTGGTCATGACCGACCTGTATGGCGCCAGCCCCAGCAATCTCGCCGACCGGTTGGCAAAGCTGGGCACGCCGGTTCGCCGGGTGTCCGCGCTGAGCCTGCCGATGCTGTTGCGGGTGATGAACTACCCCGAACAAGGATTGCAGGAGCTGCCCGCCACCGCGGCGGCAGGCACCCGCAACGGAGCGATCATCGACGATGCTTGA
- a CDS encoding RNA polymerase factor sigma-54 codes for MTPQLRQAIKLLQMSTTELEAEIAEAVETNPLLEWADEAVHVASDSPAEMASPSSIEGTQRDNAAPVERDDDWSQDELQWTGSGRGGSFDDDESGDAAERVAESETLADHLLWQLHLSPLSPRDRQIGALLIDALDEDGYLREPLSAILETLALGSAVDEAEVLTVLHQIQRFDPVGVGARTLGECLALQLAMLDPVPPGRELALQIVAGPLERLPRSGVAGLAHELKRSTADVEQAVQLVRSLDPRPGKQIGELAQDTYVVPDCVIWRQRGVWRASLAGRAQPKVTIHRGYENLIRICGESDAGYLRGQLQEARWLLKSLEARGETLLRVVRCLLQHQAGFLEFGAQALRPLTLREIAGELGLHESTISRAIARKYVRTPRGTIPLRSFFASGIDTDSGGEASSTAIQAMIRRLIDAENPRKPLSDAKLADLLKTSGVPVARRTVAKYREAMNISASHERVRIA; via the coding sequence ATGACGCCGCAATTGCGTCAGGCGATCAAGCTGTTGCAGATGTCCACCACCGAACTGGAAGCAGAAATCGCCGAAGCAGTGGAAACCAATCCGCTGCTGGAGTGGGCTGACGAAGCCGTGCATGTGGCCAGCGACTCACCAGCCGAGATGGCATCGCCGTCCTCTATCGAAGGCACCCAACGCGACAACGCTGCGCCTGTCGAGCGCGACGACGACTGGTCGCAAGACGAATTGCAGTGGACCGGCTCCGGTCGCGGCGGCAGTTTCGACGACGATGAATCCGGCGATGCCGCCGAGCGGGTGGCCGAGTCCGAAACCCTCGCCGACCACCTGTTGTGGCAACTGCATCTGTCGCCGCTGTCGCCGCGCGACCGACAGATCGGCGCGTTGTTGATCGATGCGCTGGACGAAGACGGCTACCTGCGCGAACCGCTGTCGGCGATTCTAGAAACACTGGCACTCGGCAGCGCGGTGGACGAAGCCGAAGTGCTCACCGTATTGCACCAGATCCAGCGCTTTGACCCGGTCGGCGTCGGTGCGCGCACCTTGGGCGAATGCCTGGCGCTGCAGTTGGCCATGCTAGATCCCGTCCCCCCGGGGCGCGAGCTGGCGCTTCAGATCGTCGCCGGCCCGTTGGAGCGCCTGCCGCGCAGCGGCGTGGCTGGTCTGGCGCACGAACTCAAGCGCTCCACCGCCGACGTCGAACAAGCCGTGCAGCTGGTGCGCTCTCTGGACCCACGCCCAGGCAAGCAGATCGGCGAACTGGCGCAGGACACCTATGTGGTGCCGGACTGCGTGATCTGGCGCCAGCGTGGCGTCTGGCGGGCCTCCCTGGCCGGCCGCGCGCAACCCAAGGTCACCATCCATCGCGGTTACGAAAATCTGATCCGCATCTGCGGAGAATCCGACGCTGGTTACCTGCGCGGCCAGTTGCAGGAGGCGCGATGGCTGCTCAAGAGCCTGGAAGCGCGTGGCGAGACCTTGCTGCGGGTGGTGCGCTGCCTGTTGCAGCACCAGGCCGGATTTCTGGAATTCGGCGCACAGGCGCTGCGCCCGCTCACCCTGCGCGAGATCGCAGGCGAGCTCGGCCTACACGAGTCGACCATTTCCCGCGCGATCGCCCGTAAATACGTGCGCACTCCTCGCGGTACCATCCCGTTGCGCTCGTTCTTCGCCTCCGGCATCGATACCGACAGCGGCGGCGAGGCTTCCAGCACCGCCATTCAGGCAATGATCCGGCGCCTGATTGATGCGGAAAACCCGCGCAAACCGTTGTCGGACGCCAAGCTGGCCGATCTGTTGAAAACTTCTGGCGTACCAGTGGCGCGGCGCACCGTTGCGAAGTATCGTGAGGCCATGAACATTTCCGCATCCCACGAACGCGTACGCATCGCCTGA